A window from Flavobacterium sp. 83 encodes these proteins:
- the thrS gene encoding threonine--tRNA ligase, protein MIKITLPDGSVKEFAPGVTPMDVAKSISEGFARNVISASFDGTTVETTTPLTTDGSLILYTWNDEGGKKAFWHSTSHVMAQVLEELYPGIKLTLGPAISNGFYYDVDFEDQKITDADFKKIEDRVLEISRGKHEFKLRPVSKAEALELYKDNVYKTELITNLEDGTITFCDHDTFTDLCRGGHIPNTGIIKAMKIMSVAGAYWRGDEKNKQLTRVYGTSFPKQKDLTEYLELLEEAKRRDHRKLGKELELFAFSQKVGAGLPLWLPKGAALRDRLEQFLKKAQKKGGYEQVVTPHIGQKELYVTSGHYAKYGADSFQPISTPAEGEEFLLKPMNCPHHCEIYNVRPWSYKDLPKRYAEFGTVYRYEQSGELHGLTRVRGFTQDDAHIFCTPEQLDEEFKKVIDLVLYVFGSLGFENFTAQISLRDKENRDKYIGTDENWEKAENAIINAAADKGLNTVVEYGEAAFYGPKLDFMVKDALGRQWQLGTIQVDYNLPERFDLTYKGSDNELHRPVMIHRAPFGSMERFIAILLEHTAGNFPLWLMPEQAIILSLSEKYEIYAKKVLDLLENHEIRALIDNRNETIGKKIRDAEMQKTPFMLIVGEEEEKNGTISIRRHGQEGKGNISVTIEEFVAIVNEEINKTLKVFTV, encoded by the coding sequence ATGATTAAGATTACTTTGCCCGACGGGTCAGTTAAAGAGTTTGCTCCAGGGGTAACCCCTATGGATGTTGCTAAAAGCATTAGTGAAGGATTTGCCAGAAATGTAATTTCGGCTTCTTTTGACGGTACAACTGTGGAAACCACAACTCCTTTGACGACGGACGGCAGTCTTATATTATATACGTGGAATGACGAAGGCGGAAAAAAAGCTTTTTGGCATTCGACTTCTCACGTGATGGCACAGGTTCTTGAGGAATTGTACCCAGGAATAAAATTAACTCTTGGACCAGCAATATCTAATGGGTTTTATTATGATGTAGATTTTGAAGACCAGAAAATAACAGATGCTGACTTCAAAAAAATCGAAGATCGTGTTCTTGAAATATCAAGAGGAAAGCATGAGTTCAAATTACGTCCTGTTTCTAAAGCAGAGGCTTTGGAATTATACAAAGACAATGTTTATAAGACTGAATTAATTACCAACCTTGAGGACGGAACAATTACGTTTTGCGATCATGATACATTTACTGACTTATGTCGTGGTGGTCATATTCCGAATACCGGAATCATCAAAGCGATGAAAATAATGAGCGTTGCCGGAGCTTACTGGCGTGGTGATGAAAAAAACAAACAGTTGACTCGTGTTTATGGAACTTCGTTTCCCAAACAAAAAGACTTAACGGAATACCTAGAATTACTGGAAGAAGCAAAACGTCGTGACCATAGAAAACTAGGAAAAGAACTTGAACTGTTTGCATTTTCACAAAAAGTAGGTGCTGGTTTACCATTGTGGTTACCAAAAGGTGCTGCTTTGAGAGATCGCCTTGAACAGTTTTTGAAAAAAGCACAGAAAAAAGGTGGATACGAGCAAGTAGTTACTCCTCATATTGGTCAGAAAGAACTATACGTGACTTCAGGACATTATGCAAAGTATGGTGCCGATAGCTTCCAACCTATAAGCACTCCTGCTGAAGGGGAAGAGTTTTTGTTAAAACCAATGAACTGTCCTCATCACTGTGAAATTTACAACGTACGCCCGTGGTCATACAAAGATTTACCTAAGCGCTATGCTGAATTTGGTACAGTTTACAGATACGAACAAAGTGGCGAACTACACGGCTTGACTCGTGTGCGTGGTTTTACCCAGGATGATGCCCATATTTTTTGTACGCCAGAACAACTAGACGAGGAATTCAAAAAAGTAATTGACTTGGTACTATATGTATTTGGGTCATTAGGATTCGAAAACTTTACCGCTCAGATTTCTTTGAGAGACAAAGAGAATAGAGATAAATATATAGGTACTGATGAAAACTGGGAAAAAGCGGAAAATGCAATTATCAATGCTGCAGCCGATAAAGGACTGAATACAGTAGTTGAATATGGCGAAGCTGCTTTCTATGGTCCAAAACTGGATTTCATGGTAAAAGATGCCTTGGGAAGACAATGGCAATTAGGAACGATTCAGGTGGATTATAACCTACCGGAACGTTTTGACTTGACGTATAAAGGATCTGATAACGAATTACATAGACCTGTGATGATTCACAGAGCTCCTTTTGGATCAATGGAACGATTTATAGCTATTTTACTAGAGCATACAGCAGGAAATTTCCCGCTTTGGTTGATGCCTGAACAAGCTATAATATTGTCTTTGAGCGAGAAATATGAAATATATGCGAAAAAAGTTTTAGATTTGCTAGAAAATCACGAAATTCGCGCCCTCATTGATAATAGAAATGAGACAATTGGCAAAAAAATCAGGGATGCAGAAATGCAAAAAACCCCGTTTATGCTGATTGTAGGTGAGGAAGAAGAGAAAAATGGTACTATATCAATCCGTCGTCATGGACAGGAAGGAAAAGGAAATATCAGCGTTACAATAGAAGAATTTGTTGCTATTGTAAACGAAGAGATCAATAAAACATTAAAAGTATTTACAGTTTAA
- the infC gene encoding translation initiation factor IF-3: MAIRSNRGYQPRVEKKDAHRINNLIRGVQEVRLVGENIEPGVFKLSEALRLADQFELDLVEISPNAEPPVCKIMDYKKFVYEQKKRDKVLKAKSTQVVVKEIRFGPQTDEHDYEFKRKNAEKFLKEGAKLKAFVFFKGRSIIYKDQGQILLLRLATDLEEFGKVEAMPVLEGKRMIMFIAPKKKK; the protein is encoded by the coding sequence ATAGCAATAAGAAGCAACAGAGGTTACCAACCTCGCGTAGAAAAAAAAGATGCACACAGAATAAACAATCTTATTCGTGGTGTACAAGAAGTAAGACTTGTAGGAGAGAACATTGAACCAGGAGTTTTTAAACTTTCGGAAGCTTTAAGATTAGCGGATCAATTTGAATTAGATTTAGTTGAGATATCCCCTAATGCTGAACCTCCGGTTTGTAAAATCATGGATTACAAGAAATTTGTTTACGAACAAAAGAAACGTGATAAAGTCTTAAAAGCGAAATCTACACAAGTTGTTGTGAAAGAAATCCGTTTTGGACCACAGACCGATGAGCATGATTATGAGTTTAAGAGAAAGAATGCAGAAAAATTCTTGAAAGAAGGAGCTAAATTAAAAGCTTTTGTTTTCTTTAAAGGTCGTTCGATCATCTATAAAGATCAAGGTCAAATCTTATTATTAAGATTAGCAACAGATCTTGAAGAGTTTGGTAAAGTGGAAGCGATGCCAGTTCTTGAAGGAAAGAGAATGATTATGTTCATTGCTCCTAAGAAAAAGAAGTAA
- the rpmI gene encoding 50S ribosomal protein L35 yields the protein MPKMKTKSSAKKRFKVTGSGKIKRKHAFKSHILTKKSKKRKLALTHSALVHKTDMKSIKQQLRII from the coding sequence ATGCCTAAAATGAAAACCAAATCTAGCGCCAAGAAACGTTTCAAAGTTACTGGTTCTGGAAAGATTAAAAGAAAGCATGCTTTTAAGAGTCACATCTTGACTAAAAAATCTAAAAAACGTAAATTAGCATTGACACACTCTGCGCTAGTTCACAAAACAGATATGAAAAGCATCAAACAACAATTAAGAATTATATAA
- the rplT gene encoding 50S ribosomal protein L20, with protein MPRSVNSVAKRARRKKIMKQAKGFFGRRKNVWTVAKNAVEKAMCYAYRDRKVNKRNFRALWIQRINAGARLEGMSYSQFMGKVKANGIELNRKVLADLAMNHPEAFKAILNKVK; from the coding sequence ATGCCAAGATCGGTAAATTCAGTTGCTAAAAGAGCAAGAAGAAAAAAAATAATGAAGCAAGCCAAAGGTTTCTTTGGTAGACGTAAAAACGTTTGGACAGTTGCTAAGAATGCGGTAGAGAAAGCAATGTGCTACGCTTACCGTGACAGAAAAGTGAACAAAAGAAATTTCCGTGCTTTATGGATTCAACGTATCAACGCTGGAGCTAGATTAGAGGGAATGTCTTATTCACAATTCATGGGTAAAGTAAAAGCTAACGGAATTGAATTGAACCGTAAAGTTCTTGCAGATTTGGCTATGAATCACCCAGAAGCTTTCAAAGCAATACTTAATAAAGTAAAATAA
- a CDS encoding ATP-binding protein codes for MTLKKLYFLIPILALTLFLLLQSCEEKSKKEYLKQDNTADIKRLINLGDNFLKKSIYDSSYYYFNKAKLSCNPKTDISKIIYSLSNLATIQQRQGDYSGSEATAIEAFPFLENTKNPNYKWNIYTILGTNYLYTSDHENAIYYYNKALNLKTDKLRKAGIKNNIAIAYVDMHNYKKAYQILFPLILKKEVLNDAETYSRIIDNLGYCSYKIGDLKGLSYLNQSLKIRKQKNDDWGMIGSYTHLSEFYKKMNPYLAKNYALATYEKATKLNSVDDRLYSLELLIQNSTENKSKKYSLLYLKINDSINKVRLKAKNQFAKIKYDSKKEKDENLKLKAQKILREEQQYNRNLYLYLGVLIIILTSIFITNFLMDKNKREKIKSSYNTEIRIAKKIHDELANDVFQTMSFAETQNLSTSRNKEILLTNLDTIYSRIRNISKENSTIESGALFVSHLKEMMSSFNNNNVNVLINGIDTINWITIESNTKITIYRVLQELLVNMKKHSQSSLVVISFKKNEGKLQIDYSDNGVGATFEKLAFKTGLQNMENRIHSIKGTILIETKSNKGFKVNCQFPM; via the coding sequence ATGACACTAAAAAAGCTTTATTTCCTGATTCCTATTTTAGCACTAACACTCTTTTTATTACTTCAATCTTGTGAAGAGAAGTCTAAAAAAGAATACTTGAAACAAGATAACACAGCCGACATTAAACGACTTATTAACCTTGGAGATAATTTTTTAAAAAAAAGCATCTATGACAGTTCCTATTATTATTTTAACAAAGCTAAATTATCTTGTAATCCAAAAACAGACATATCAAAAATCATTTATTCTCTGTCTAATTTAGCGACAATTCAACAACGTCAGGGAGATTATTCTGGTAGTGAGGCTACGGCAATAGAGGCATTCCCCTTTTTAGAAAACACAAAAAACCCCAATTATAAGTGGAACATCTATACTATACTTGGTACTAATTATTTATATACATCTGATCATGAAAATGCTATTTATTATTATAATAAAGCATTAAATTTAAAAACTGACAAACTTCGAAAAGCAGGTATTAAAAACAATATAGCAATAGCATATGTCGACATGCATAATTACAAGAAAGCTTATCAAATTTTATTTCCTCTAATTTTAAAAAAAGAAGTTCTAAATGATGCTGAAACATATTCCAGAATAATTGACAATTTAGGTTATTGCTCTTATAAAATTGGCGATTTAAAAGGGTTATCCTATTTAAATCAGTCCTTAAAAATACGAAAACAGAAAAATGATGATTGGGGAATGATTGGAAGTTATACTCATCTTTCTGAATTTTATAAAAAAATGAATCCATATTTGGCTAAAAATTATGCTCTAGCAACTTATGAAAAAGCAACTAAATTAAATAGTGTAGATGATCGCTTATATAGTCTAGAACTATTAATACAAAATAGTACGGAAAATAAATCTAAAAAATATTCATTACTTTATTTAAAAATAAATGACAGCATTAACAAAGTACGACTAAAGGCAAAAAATCAATTTGCTAAAATAAAATACGATTCCAAGAAAGAAAAGGATGAAAATCTAAAACTAAAAGCGCAAAAGATACTTCGAGAAGAACAACAATATAACAGAAATCTCTACTTATATTTAGGTGTCTTAATTATTATTTTGACAAGTATTTTTATAACTAATTTTCTTATGGACAAAAACAAAAGAGAAAAAATAAAAAGTTCTTATAATACCGAGATACGAATTGCAAAAAAAATTCATGATGAGTTGGCTAACGATGTGTTTCAAACCATGTCTTTTGCAGAAACACAAAATTTATCCACTAGTCGGAATAAAGAAATATTACTAACTAATCTAGATACAATCTATTCAAGAATCAGAAATATTTCTAAAGAAAATAGTACTATAGAATCAGGAGCACTATTTGTATCCCATTTAAAAGAAATGATGTCCTCCTTTAATAACAATAATGTCAATGTACTAATTAATGGAATAGACACAATCAATTGGATAACTATAGAAAGTAATACCAAAATCACTATTTATCGTGTACTTCAAGAATTGCTTGTCAACATGAAAAAACACAGTCAATCCAGCTTAGTAGTAATCTCATTTAAAAAAAATGAAGGGAAATTACAAATTGATTATAGTGATAACGGTGTTGGTGCTACATTTGAAAAATTAGCTTTTAAAACAGGATTGCAAAATATGGAAAACCGTATTCATTCGATAAAAGGAACAATTTTAATTGAAACTAAATCTAATAAAGGATTTAAGGTAAATTGTCAATTCCCTATGTAA
- a CDS encoding ATP-binding protein gives MTLSLLLQSCNKEPQSIHKTTDNSNYTTNITLAEKYINDQEFDSAFYYYNKIKSNSNPNKDQDKIIYCLLKLAYIQQVQGDYSSSESSATEAIQFFQKNTDPYYKVSIYNIMGINYKNLYDYDNAIYYYNKALNLSEGELQKVILKNNIAVAYLDKLNYKYAITILLPLTLKKEAINNPENYARVLDNLGVAYFKVGNPTSLYYLNQSLIIRKKINDDFGMTSSYLNLSEFHQKNNLDLCYNYARLAYKKATTVNNVDDRLKSLALLIENSVGNESKKFSLLHLRINDSITKVRQKAKNQFAKIKYDSKKEKEENLKLKAQKAENALQLMQQKNRNQLLYFVVGIIILISIFISNFLMAKSKREKIKISYNTEIRIAKKLHDELANDVYHTMAFAETQDLSDSKNKEKLLTTLDTIYSRTRNISKENSTIETGSLFISNLKDMMSGFNTSEVNILTNGIDTINWATLENNKKITVYRVMQELLVNMKKHSQCSLVILTFKKNENKLQIDYTDNGVGAAFDKKKSGNGLQNVENRIQAIKGTTIFDTKSNKGFKVSFIFPIK, from the coding sequence TTGACCTTATCATTACTGTTACAATCCTGCAATAAAGAACCGCAAAGCATTCACAAAACTACAGACAATTCAAATTACACAACGAATATAACCCTCGCTGAAAAATATATTAATGATCAAGAATTTGATAGTGCATTTTACTATTACAACAAAATAAAATCTAATAGTAATCCAAATAAAGACCAAGACAAAATTATCTATTGCTTACTAAAACTAGCATACATCCAGCAAGTACAAGGCGACTATTCCAGTAGCGAATCCAGTGCCACTGAAGCCATTCAATTTTTTCAAAAAAATACAGATCCTTATTATAAAGTTTCTATTTATAATATAATGGGGATTAATTACAAGAATCTTTATGATTATGATAATGCTATTTACTATTATAATAAAGCATTGAATTTATCAGAGGGGGAATTACAAAAAGTAATTCTTAAAAATAATATTGCAGTTGCATATCTGGATAAACTCAACTATAAATATGCAATAACTATTCTTTTGCCATTGACCTTAAAAAAAGAAGCAATAAACAATCCTGAAAATTATGCAAGAGTCTTGGATAATTTAGGTGTTGCATATTTTAAAGTTGGTAATCCTACAAGTCTTTACTACTTAAATCAATCCTTAATCATTAGAAAAAAAATAAATGATGATTTTGGCATGACATCAAGTTATCTTAATTTATCTGAATTTCATCAAAAAAACAATTTAGATTTATGCTACAATTACGCTCGACTGGCCTACAAAAAGGCAACCACAGTAAATAACGTTGATGATCGTTTAAAATCATTAGCATTATTGATAGAAAATAGCGTTGGGAATGAATCAAAAAAATTCTCCTTGTTACACCTGCGCATTAATGACAGCATTACTAAAGTGAGACAAAAAGCAAAAAATCAATTTGCTAAAATAAAATACGATTCCAAAAAAGAAAAAGAAGAAAATTTAAAACTAAAAGCCCAAAAGGCAGAGAACGCGCTTCAATTGATGCAACAAAAAAACAGAAACCAACTTTTATATTTTGTTGTTGGAATTATCATTTTGATTAGTATTTTCATATCCAATTTTCTTATGGCCAAAAGTAAAAGAGAAAAAATAAAAATCTCTTACAATACTGAGATTCGAATTGCAAAAAAACTACATGATGAATTAGCTAACGATGTTTACCATACTATGGCTTTTGCAGAAACACAAGATTTATCCGATAGTAAAAACAAAGAAAAGCTACTTACCACTTTGGATACTATTTATTCCAGAACACGAAACATTTCCAAAGAAAACAGTACAATCGAGACTGGCTCTCTTTTTATATCCAACTTAAAAGATATGATGTCTGGATTCAATACTAGTGAAGTTAATATATTGACCAATGGAATTGATACTATCAATTGGGCAACTTTAGAAAATAATAAGAAAATAACCGTTTACCGTGTTATGCAAGAATTACTTGTCAATATGAAAAAGCACAGTCAATGCAGCTTAGTCATACTAACTTTTAAAAAAAATGAAAATAAATTACAGATAGATTATACTGATAACGGCGTTGGAGCGGCATTTGATAAAAAAAAATCAGGAAATGGACTACAGAATGTGGAAAACCGTATTCAAGCTATAAAAGGAACAACTATTTTTGATACTAAATCCAATAAAGGATTCAAAGTAAGTTTCATTTTTCCAATAAAATAA
- a CDS encoding response regulator — MFRKVLVAEDLDSISMTVVQALEELSIVEIHHAKYCDDAFLKIKKAIHDEDPFDLLISDLSFKPDHRENRLSTGEELIDAVKKLQPNIKTIVFSIEDKSFRIKSLFNNSGINAYISKGRNSIPQLKDAVQNTFNSDEKVISEELSHLLRDRSILEIEAYDISLLKLLSKGLILDEIALEFKKSGIIPNGSSSIEKRINKLKIYFKASNNVHLISITKDLGLV, encoded by the coding sequence ATGTTCCGTAAAGTTCTAGTAGCAGAAGATTTAGACAGTATTAGTATGACAGTTGTTCAAGCACTTGAGGAACTTTCTATTGTAGAGATTCATCATGCAAAATACTGTGATGATGCTTTTTTAAAAATAAAAAAAGCAATTCATGATGAAGACCCATTTGATTTACTGATAAGTGATTTATCATTTAAACCTGATCATCGAGAAAATAGACTTTCTACAGGTGAAGAGTTAATAGATGCTGTGAAAAAACTACAGCCAAACATTAAAACGATAGTGTTTTCTATTGAAGATAAATCTTTTAGAATAAAATCTCTTTTTAATAATTCCGGAATCAATGCCTATATATCTAAAGGACGTAATAGCATTCCTCAACTTAAAGATGCTGTTCAAAACACATTTAACAGTGATGAGAAAGTTATTTCTGAAGAATTATCACATCTATTAAGAGACAGGTCAATCTTAGAAATCGAAGCTTATGATATTTCTCTTTTGAAATTATTATCGAAGGGATTAATTCTGGATGAAATAGCATTAGAATTTAAAAAATCCGGAATTATTCCAAACGGTAGCAGTAGTATAGAAAAACGAATCAATAAACTTAAAATATATTTCAAGGCCAGTAACAACGTCCATCTAATATCTATAACCAAAGATTTAGGATTGGTATAG
- a CDS encoding endonuclease/exonuclease/phosphatase family protein, with protein sequence MRHLFSFILLLISSITFSQTKLLSWNLENFGKSKSEETISYIANSLRDYDIIAIQEVVAGYGGAQAVAKLADELNRKGNKWDYVISNPTSSSAYKTERYAFIWKTDKLKKIGRAWLEKKYHLEIDREPYFCTFQYENKQFTIANFHAITKNKQPETEIKYFKFLPDEYPSLNLIFTGDFNCPQSHTVFNPLKKMGYQSILVNQKTSLKQECVNDKCLASEFDNMYFKTSKINFINSGIIAFYKNFNSLKEARIISDHIPIWFEFSLN encoded by the coding sequence ATGAGACACCTATTTTCCTTTATATTGCTATTGATTTCTTCCATTACTTTCTCCCAAACCAAACTCTTGTCCTGGAATTTAGAAAACTTTGGTAAATCAAAATCGGAAGAAACGATTAGCTACATTGCAAATTCGCTGAGGGATTATGATATTATTGCCATTCAGGAAGTCGTAGCGGGTTATGGCGGAGCACAGGCAGTAGCAAAACTGGCAGACGAACTCAATCGCAAAGGAAACAAATGGGATTATGTAATTAGTAATCCAACCAGCAGCAGTGCCTATAAAACTGAACGTTACGCTTTTATCTGGAAAACAGACAAGTTAAAGAAAATTGGGAGAGCGTGGCTCGAGAAAAAATATCATTTAGAGATTGACAGGGAACCTTATTTCTGTACGTTTCAATATGAAAATAAACAATTTACAATAGCTAATTTTCATGCCATAACTAAAAATAAACAACCCGAAACCGAGATTAAATATTTCAAATTTCTACCAGATGAATATCCTTCCTTAAATTTGATTTTTACGGGTGATTTCAATTGTCCGCAATCGCATACGGTTTTTAATCCTTTGAAAAAAATGGGATATCAATCTATTTTGGTTAACCAAAAAACGTCATTGAAACAAGAATGTGTAAATGATAAATGTCTTGCCTCGGAATTCGACAATATGTATTTCAAAACTTCGAAAATTAATTTCATAAATTCTGGAATTATTGCCTTTTACAAAAACTTTAATTCCTTAAAAGAAGCCAGAATAATATCAGATCATATTCCTATTTGGTTTGAATTTTCTTTGAATTAA
- a CDS encoding isoaspartyl peptidase/L-asparaginase — translation MKLIIHGGFFSESSTNHETKVAKQNALEQIVKDSYAFLKTHSALETVVYAVSLLEDDELFNAGVGSQIQSDGKIRMSAAIMDGETQKMSGVINIEEVKNPVQVAQILMQYDDRVLGGSGATNFARQHGFESFSTEIPQRRAEYEAKLKSLGTGTVGCVALDQNGKIAVATSTGGKGFEIPGRISDSATVAGNYANEFCGVSLTGVGEDIVSNATAAKIVTRITDGFTLQEAFTKTFNELKPYDGFAGAIAIDKEGNMFHQDSHPSMVFASFDGENFEVFE, via the coding sequence ATGAAACTAATTATACACGGCGGTTTTTTCTCAGAATCTTCTACCAATCACGAAACAAAAGTTGCCAAGCAAAATGCGCTGGAGCAAATTGTAAAAGATTCCTATGCATTTTTAAAAACACATTCAGCATTGGAAACAGTTGTTTATGCCGTTTCCCTTTTGGAAGATGACGAATTGTTTAATGCAGGAGTTGGTTCCCAAATACAAAGTGACGGTAAAATAAGAATGAGCGCTGCGATTATGGATGGTGAAACTCAGAAAATGAGTGGCGTTATCAATATCGAAGAAGTGAAAAATCCCGTTCAGGTTGCCCAAATATTGATGCAATATGACGACAGGGTTTTGGGTGGGAGTGGCGCAACTAATTTTGCGCGGCAGCACGGTTTCGAATCTTTTTCAACCGAGATTCCGCAACGTAGAGCTGAATACGAAGCAAAACTGAAATCACTGGGAACAGGAACAGTGGGTTGTGTGGCTTTAGACCAAAATGGAAAAATCGCTGTAGCGACTTCTACTGGTGGAAAAGGTTTTGAAATCCCAGGACGCATTTCAGATTCGGCAACTGTAGCAGGAAATTATGCCAATGAATTTTGCGGTGTAAGTTTAACTGGAGTGGGCGAGGATATTGTAAGCAATGCAACAGCTGCCAAAATTGTCACTCGGATAACCGATGGCTTTACATTACAAGAAGCCTTTACTAAAACGTTCAACGAATTAAAACCATATGATGGTTTTGCCGGTGCAATTGCAATTGATAAGGAAGGAAATATGTTTCATCAGGATTCACATCCAAGTATGGTTTTTGCAAGTTTTGATGGCGAAAATTTTGAAGTTTTTGAATGA
- a CDS encoding cyanophycinase, with protein MNILGKLIIIGGAVDKGSFTETDLDKNATSNLNFFETGILKRIINESKHKENSRIEIITTASVIPREIGPEYVKAFEYLNAKNVDILTIERREQAADEEILARLKAADIVMFTGGDQLRLTSILGGTPFHDILLDKYHNEEFIYAGTSAGAAAASNNMIYQGSSSEALLKGEVKISSGLGLIDGVIIDTHFVQRGRIGRLFQAVVGNPRVLGIGLGEDTGLLITNNAQMEAIGSGLVILVDGREIKDTNLTKVELGQPISISHLVTHVMSKFDTYNLETHLMHIQSSHYL; from the coding sequence ATGAATATACTAGGAAAACTTATAATAATAGGAGGTGCAGTAGATAAAGGAAGTTTTACTGAAACTGATTTGGATAAAAATGCTACTAGCAATTTAAACTTTTTTGAAACAGGGATTTTAAAAAGGATAATAAACGAATCAAAACACAAAGAGAATTCACGAATAGAAATCATTACTACAGCTTCTGTAATTCCTCGAGAAATTGGTCCGGAATATGTTAAAGCATTTGAGTATTTAAATGCTAAAAATGTGGATATACTTACTATAGAAAGACGCGAACAAGCTGCTGATGAAGAAATTTTAGCCCGATTGAAAGCTGCCGATATCGTTATGTTTACCGGCGGTGATCAACTGCGATTAACTTCTATTCTGGGAGGAACACCTTTTCATGATATTTTATTGGATAAATACCATAATGAAGAATTTATTTATGCAGGAACTTCTGCAGGTGCTGCAGCAGCTTCTAATAATATGATTTATCAAGGCAGTAGTTCTGAAGCTTTATTGAAAGGGGAAGTAAAAATTTCTAGCGGATTGGGCTTAATAGATGGTGTTATAATCGATACTCATTTTGTGCAACGCGGACGAATTGGCCGACTTTTTCAAGCGGTTGTTGGGAATCCCAGAGTATTGGGAATAGGGCTCGGAGAAGATACGGGATTGTTGATTACCAATAATGCTCAAATGGAAGCTATTGGTTCCGGATTAGTTATTTTGGTCGATGGTCGTGAAATAAAAGACACCAATTTGACGAAAGTAGAACTAGGACAGCCCATTTCAATTTCACATTTGGTAACACATGTCATGAGCAAATTCGACACCTATAATTTAGAAACGCATTTAATGCATATACAATCTTCACATTATTTGTAA